CCACcctacctctttttttttttataggtaataagaGTTTTATTGATAACAAAAGTACAATGTGTTTACGATTGTAAACTCACATCATAGTGTTGGACccaattaaaaagttaaaagtccCAAGTGTTGGACCTCCACAGTGACATAATAgaacaaatagaaaatttatctaTGTGTGGTTGTGGTGGGTTAAAGTTAAGGAGGATTGTGGAAATAAGATTTAGTTGTTGAAGAATTGTGTTAGGGATCAGATATTCAGATGAGTTATTTGATGGCTATTTGGTAGAAGAAAATATGTGGGGAAGGGGCTTGATTTGGGGTtgtaaggaagaagaaaaagaggttTAGGGGCTGTAAGAACAGtaccacaaaaaagaaaaagaaaaagaagaaagagggaagagaaaagaagaaaagaacacGCAAAAGCAAACGTGCCTCAATGCTCAAAACACTCtataatttatttgataaaccCCAATCTCCTTTGAATACATTGAGcacaaatatatacacacacatactcCTTGTACTGGTAGTATTGGAACTCCCTAGTAATATTAGGACTCCTAGTTTGACTAGTAAATTAAAAACCTAATAAAAGACTAATTTTCTAGCAatattttaggttttcttttctttgagtACATGTTAGTCTTTCACTTGGTTTTTCAACCCCAAACCTTAAAACTACATGACTTTTACTTCATCTGGACTTCACACGTGGACCCCATAAAATAATTCTTGAATAGACAAATTCGAAAAGTAATAGTAAATCAATCTTCCATGGCAGCATCAAATATGTGACTGGGAGTGTTAGATTgaattcaccatttcctaacagtttaaacttttgagacaatCAATAGTTTATCAAGTTGCTATGAGTAGGCGAAAGTGTATGAAAGATATCAtcatctaaaattaaaatttggcaTTTTAGCTAAATCTTGCTTGCACCACCTACATTTATGaaaatttcttaatataatTATTCCTATTCTGCATTAAGTTGTACATgatccccaaaaaaaagggaaaaactaTTCAAAAAGTTGTCACTGGAAAATACACAACATTGGTAACCAATAATGCATGGATATCTACAGCATTTCCTGGCACCATGCCCGCAAGATAATGATAACATGTCTGACAAGAAAAGTATAGACTAATGGCATAGGCACTGGACAAGACATAATAACATATAGCACATTTCTAAATGAAGGTGAAGTTTTCATTCAATCATATACatcaaatttagatttttttttttttggaaatttaaaCGCACAAGCTGTGGGCCCTGGATCCATGAGCCCATCTTCCTCCCCTAAGAATGAGGAGGAGCCATCTGCGATAAAGCTCATTGGATTGAATCTTACTAGCTACATATATTGCTTAATGGGGAAAAATGTTCTACAGAACAAGAGACTACGTAGATAATGCTTTTCCAATATATGGATCTCAAAGGAGCTTTAATTTCTAAAGAAGCACTAGGGTTGAAAAATAGAGTAAATTTGAATATAAAGAATACCTCTGGACGTTCAGCAGTGAAAGGTGGAATTCCAGTAAtcaattcaaataaaatgattcCCACTGACCACCAATCAGCAGCATAACCTGCATGAAAGATTGGGTCATTTTAACTTCCCAGTATGTTTAAAATAAACCTAAACTCAAAGAAGAATTCAAACCATGCTCAGTTCCGAGAAGGATTTCTGGGGCCAAGTAGTCAGGTGTCCCAACAGCAGAGTGCTGTCGTCTATCATCTGTCTGTCGAGCATGTGGGTTATGGGCATCTGGAGTAGTTCCATCTGTCTGAGGTCCTGATAAATCCATTGTGCTATTTATAAGGCCAATCTTGGATAGCCCAAAATCTGTAAGCTGGTAATATAAGCAACGATTAGCATATTATTGTCATTCATCAAATGCTGAAGCAGATATAAAATCAAATCTGCAGAGGCATATACAAGGACATCTAATGTGATGCATAATGAAATAGAGCCAGGAAGGTCTAAATAATTGCTCTCAAAGGTCTTATAGCTAATGAGTTCTAATTTCAAAAGGTTCTGTTGCCAACAAATTAGCTCATTTGATCTCGTACAATTATAAAAGGACGTCAACAAGTATAAGTAAGGggttaaaatacaaaactgcacaaaatcaattcttttatttaatgcttgaaaattttagatattaaatGTATTGACAAAAGAATGCACTTTGAGTAAGTCAATATCAAATGCAGCATCAATTGGTTGCCATGTTCCAGACTtttcttttactattttctaCACAAGGAAACAGATTAATCATCAAATGCATACACCAGACCTTAATGTGCCCATCCTGTGCAATCAATATGTTGTCAGGTTTCAAATCACGATGTACAATTCCGAGAGAATGGAGGTACTCCAAAGCAAGAACCTGCAATATGATAAAACATATTATGAAAAGATCGAGAAagaactaaaaaagaaatacatacaCCCCAGAACCTcgcaacccccccccccccaaaaaaaagaagaaaagaaaagaaatacatatGATTTTAAACAGACCAGTTCTGCAATATATATCCGAGCTACATCTTCGTCAAGGCAACCAACTTTCTTCAGCAGAGAGTAAAGATCACCCCCATTGAGATATTCCATGACCAAGTAAAGGTTATCTCTACAGgtgaatgaataaaaaaatcgAACCTGCAGTACAAGATCACATATTCATTTCAAATGAATCATAAAGTACATATTAAACTATTCAACAGTAGCAGCTCTCATGAttcaaagaaaccaaaaattgGATATTACCACAAAAGGGTTTCGGACAGTTATTAGTATGTTACGCTCGGCTAATATACGATCAACATCATTTTTTCGTATCATATCCAACTTCTTCAGCACCTGCATAAGCAAAATGTTGCACAATATCAAGAATCTGGACCAAGATAACCATTATGGtgccaaaaacaataattaCTCATTAAATGGctgggaaaaggaaaaaagggtgGAAAAAATGCTAGTACATTCCTTAGGAAAACATATCACTGCAAAAACAAAGACCACAGAGAATAAACTGTTTTTCTTTGGGGTGAGGGGGTTTTACGAAAGAATGTTGAGTGACATTAAGATTCTTGGAAATGTATCACAAGAATATAGATGCCAGTGACCTCATAAAAGCCAGGATGCTCTGATCATATATGAAAATGTGTTAATCATGGTCACATGCAATGACAAGAGATTTTGATAAAGGTGGGGAAAGATAGAAAACCATAATTTCACCAAAGATATGGCCCTAGATAGTGTTATATGACAACAAAAATTCCCATAAATCAACAATCTTAAGCAACTACGGTCTAAGACTTGGCTATAAGCAAGCATGAGGCTCACATTGTAAGTGAGACACAATATTTATCTTCTGCATAGAGCTATGTTGAGATCCATTAATTTGTTATATAATGGGCCATTCTGTTGTAACTCACAACCTTGACCATGTTCTTTTAAGCCTtcctcctctattttttttttctttggcaagtaaaaataatttaattcaaaaGAGGAGCTACTTGATTTCATTCAAAAGAGGAGCTACTCCTTAGTCTTACAGCTGTAGCTATCAGTCTTCCGAATGACCTGgcatcttttatttcttttttccaccTAGTAGCTCTACTTTTGCTTACAGAAGTGAAtccaaatacatatataacaaGGAATATTCATATGGTATTAGTCTGTTTTTCTTAGCAAGACATTAAATGTAGAATATTTACCATTTGCTTGATAAATGAGTACctttattgcaaaaaaatctCCTGTTGTCCGCTTACGTGCAAGAAAGACTCTACCAAATGCACCCCTGCTAATTGGTTTGATAATCTCAAAGTCATCAATGCTTGTCCGCTCTTTGTGCAGGGAATTTGAAGGAGTTGATACTGCACTACTTTGAGATGCATTATCCAACAAAGATCTAGAGGTTTCCTTATTCTTGCTATCACTCTTTGGGCTCCTAGTATCCATTAATTCACAAGCAAGTAGATATTTTTCCCTGCAAATGTAGTTGAATGTGACAGGAATAACCCAATGAAAtgagtttaattatttaaatctaATATCATAAGATATTTTTCCTAATACTAAAATTACCGCAAAAGTTTCTCTATCCGGCCTCCAAAGGTATCTATTACAAGAGCTTTAAGCTTGCTATCCAGTAAAACATCCTGCAAGTCTTGCATACAGGCAAGCAAAAATTCATGGGACCCTTCTTTTGAAAGATCTGTTTCAGACACACAGCGCGCTATGTCTGCAAGGTCAATCATCTGGCAAGAAACATGGGCAGGCATGAGAAATTGCATAAAGGCATTACAACAATAGCTATAAGGTGATGGATGGATATATTTAATAACAGGAGCAATGAATCTATAAGAAAGATGGCGAATGCTTGCCAGccaaaaatagacaaaaaatgaaaagcttGAAAGTAgagtcccaagctagaaggaaaGCAGAGTTTGGTAATCAAATACCACGTATTACATAGAGTAGGCAGCTTGGATGGCCTAGTTTAGAAGAAATCTGAATGAGCTGCAAGCTCAAAGAAGTAAACAAAGCAGGACCCGAATTATTGATGGGAGTCAATCTAAAATAGACAAATCAGATTACGCCAACAAATATACAAAAGCAGTCAGCTCCAGTATGGCAAGGGTCAACAGTAACTTGTGACCCGAAAAGATAACACTCTTGTTCGCTTATTGTACAAAAGATTGTGAGCAGTTCATGCTCAAGGGGCAGGTTATCTTGTATGGTTTACTCAAGAAATGAGATTGACAATAAGGATCATTGTTATAATATCATGTGGGCTGCAAAGAACTTGACCCTTGGGGAACAGAAACCTTTCTGAATGAGAACAGGAtcttaaaacaacaaaatagCCAACAGCTTTATAGGAAAACCACAGCCATGTTTATTTCTACTATCCCAATTCCCCCTACATCCCCCAAAATAAAATGTCTgcattaattaatttaacaGAATCCCTATGCTTTTCCAATGGACAAAAATTGTTCCACAACACCCATTAAACAATGACAggtccttatttatttatagttgaATAACAGAAGTCCTTTATTTCTTCCTTTGCCACTCAAAAAATGACTTTTTAATCCTGTCTTCACAACTAAGATTGTAGTAGTCCTAGTAATTTGGTCATTCCCAGATTGCACTGACTTGATAGCAAAGTCAAACaggaattataaataaataattaaaacaagcTGACAAGAATCCTACATAGAAAAACAGGACAAAGGGTGCACAAACTAGTTCATgaatattttttgtgattagtgtTTTTTGTATCAAATATTAGATGagattttaatgtaaaatatttcttaattaaatttctGAGTTTTACCTTTTAAAATGGGTAGGTTTCTACATTCTCTCAAAGGACcttcaaactttgtggagattcCCATTCTATCAATGGGATAGTTTGAGATATCTTAGTAGAATTTGGAGATTTATCCATCgttaatattttaaatactcTGTAACCATTCCATCAATTTGAGACAACCTATAATTATTAGGTGAAATTCCtcttaattttaactaaaattttaaaatatttctcaGGTCAAAATCACATGAAGGAGCTTTTTAAGTTGTTGATTAACATTAGCTTCTAATTCCAATGAAAATAATTGGGCTGACAAATGCAGTGATAATATTCCAAGATTTACTGGTGACAACTAAATTGTCATAGtgatcaagtggtatcaaattATCTTCGAATTACAAAGCTCAGAAACGTTTTTTAGCAGCATCAAAAAAGCTACTGGCAAAAGGCACCAAAGTACTTCCCAATGCCAAATAAAATTGATTCTCACAAATAAAATGGATGtgtccagaaaaaaaaattccatttttgttgttgcttatCATAATGACAACTAAACTATCAAAGAAGTGGATCACATGTTGCATTGACAGTTGAGTGTGGCATTCCAtgcaattaaaaatattattgacaaAGATCTGAGTGACTCTTGATAATTAAACTTAATTACACTCAAGGTTGACATGACCTCtacgaagaagaaaaaaatccaaTACAAAAATGACAGACCTGTTGCACATCCTCAAGCTCGGAAGGATTGTTATGCTCCAACCACCAGGAGTCAAAATGACCAGCTCTAGGGGTATTAGTGGATGATACTGATGTCATGCTCCCAGTTGAAGAGGATGCGCCATGGTTGCCAAGCTTTACACCCAAGTGACCCTTCAAGTTCATAGGTACAGGATGAGAATCATCTATGCAGGCTGTGTCCATCTCATGTATATCCTCAAACATGCCTTCAACACCTTTATTTCGCCACTCACTAATCTTGGGAGAGCAACCTTCAGATGCGATTGCCAAATTTGtagtttgtgttcttgagtttTCAGGGCTTCCATAAGATGCATGAAAACTTGTATTGCGCGACTCTATAATCTGTTCCAATATCTCCCCCAGTTTTATAAGACGTTCATCTAGATCTAGATAACTTAACTCACACTTTTCAGCATATGCACATATGTAAGAATGTGATTCCAGATGACAAGTAGGAACAATTTCCTCACATATCCGACAGATAACTGAATCAGATCCATCAGTACTTTGTTCTTGCTCATGAAATGAACCGGAAATGGAATTATTTGCTGACTTTCCAATGCCATCAAATTGATGAAACTGTCGCACTAGTGAAAGTAAATTAGTTTGGGAATTTTGAATTGGAAATCTTTGTTCCAAGACCACAGAATCCTTTCTCAAAATTCTGTCATTCTCATCATCTGGCTCTATAGGACTGGAATAACTTGCCTCTGGGACAGAAGATAGCTTATTTTCTCGCTGCAATTCATGTTTGACGTCATGCTTCTGATTCAAAGCATAATCTGAACCAGAATCAGTAACCCGTGGATTGGGTACCCAGCTTGTTTCAACAGCGGGAACACTTTCTAAacatttctttagttttttaagGGATTTCGCGTCTATTGGTTCCCTATCTTTCTGGAACTGCAACAGTCTAGTGCAACGTGTTAATATGAAGAGCATCCGTGTGAATGACCACTTTAGCATTCCTGTTTGACACTGATGCCTTTTCTCAGTCAATTCTTGAACAATTGTTTCACATTTGACACGAAACTCAGAAGAAGCCATTTCAGTACACATTTTAGCAAGAATAAGAAGATCATCTGCCATTGTCTGTTCCTCTGGGGATGAGTCAATCTTCTCAACAAAATCCATAACATCCCCTGCCAAACTAGCCAGTTCCACATTTACCACTTCTTTTGCAGCATCAAATCTTGAATGCAAGGAACCCAAAAGTTCCTGAATATCtcataaaggaaaaaagaaaaaagatgttaaTCAGTCATAAATAACAAAGTCCAGCAGGGACCAATAATTTTGTTTCCTTCTTATCTAAAATTAACTTATCCTAAGAAATTGTTCTCTTACAACACAAACCAAAAATGGTTCTTTTTATTTATGGCATATTGGTAGAGTCAGCTACTGCCAGAGCCTAGAAGTGATGATATCTCTACAAGACattagttaaaacttaaaatatgcCAAAGTCATTAGCTTGTATAATTGCATGCCATGGAAAGAGGACTAACAAGAATGTATTGGAATAAGGGACGTTAGGATTTAGGACCAATAATATAATCTCACcattataaaataacaaaattcaaCATGAATGTAAAACCATTTGATGATGTTTACATGTGCAGGTATTGTCTTATATTTCTCTGACTTGCTTGAATGCTTCTTATGAtagttaattattttattccagcataattttttttcgaTAAGTTATTTTATTCCAACATAAATAAGTCTATGTCATCGTGATATTGACAAGTGAATTTTGAATCCAAGAATCAAGTTCATAGGCAAACATGTAAGCTTATCAAACATCTCAAGAACAATGAAAAACACCCCAGTGAAGCCTTATCCAGAAGCAATTTTGTAGTAGATTTGCACTCTTTTTTTTCCAACATAATTGACAACTGTTGATTGTACTTTTGTATGACATATGATAATACAAAAGCCAATTCATATTATGTGAACATATAATATTCATCAAACAATTTAAAAAGTgcaaaaaaagtttgtttatcAAATAACTTACTCTTAAGTGCACTTGTCACAATCTAACGGTGCTAAccaaaaatatcaaacaaaggcaATGGGTATTATTCTCAAACTATGAGTAATACCTCCAAATCACTGTAGCTGTGGGCCCGAGGCTGGGCAGGTTGAATGCCAACTTTTGGTCCTATTTCATGTGAAAAACTTTTTAAACCCATTGACACTTTACTATGGCTTGCACTCTCCCATGAAGAATATTTTACATCTAAATGGTTTCCTTCATTGTGTGCTTTAGTTTGTGTAGGAATCTCCTCGTCTGGCGTCTTGACTTTTGAGTTGGAGCCCTGTCAGATAAGTAGCATGACTTATTTTCAGTAAATCTAGAAAAGAACAAAGCATAAGAAATCATCATATGCAAATCCTACATAAATAGAAGTAACTTATACACAAAATATCAGAAGAATCCTACCTCAATGTTTGGAGGACCATTATTGAAAGGTTGAGTTGAATCCTTGGAAAGATATGACTTGAACCAAAGAGctatcttctttcctttgtggAAAGCTAAGGCAAGAaagtaattaaatattattttgttatgtttctTTAAGTAACCAGGAATGCTGTATTTAAAATGAGGAAGAAGGAAAACTACATATTTTAAGACTGCTATTACACAAAGTATAATCTTTTACTAGAAAAGACGCATTATAAACGAATAACAAATCAAGAACTTCAACTTTTCCCGTCACCCAATACAGAAGCTCTTCTGGAGACCACTCTTTGTACCAACTCAGGCAAAAAGAGGAGGGTCTAAACCACCCAAAAATCTTATCAAGTAGTCCCAACTCCATATAAAACTCAAGGAATTTTCTTAACAATCCCAGTAGAAATAGCTAAACAGAGCTGGCTTCAAATCAGCAGTACCAGGTTCAATATGCCAAAGAGAATAGTCCTAATCATTAAGCATTGCTTGGGCTTTAAATCATACGAATTCTAAcactatgtttggaagtttggatggagaggagagtagagggtaAGGGAGGGAAGAAGAGGAGGGGGAAGGGAAATAGAATTTCTGTGACAAATTCTGCACTCTATGAACTTAAAACAACAAATGAAAAAGCATTACAAATTGCTTGGCCTTCAGCTATCTCTAGGAGCTaacacctttttcttttttttgacaattcaacaGGTACAACAATAGGGCATGGCAGATTTGAACCTTGAACGTCTCCACTGGAAAAACCAAGAGatgccaattgagctacaagactcttgactATCACTAGGAGATAACACCAGTTTGAAGGTCCATCTTTGAATGAA
This genomic stretch from Castanea sativa cultivar Marrone di Chiusa Pesio chromosome 1, ASM4071231v1 harbors:
- the LOC142620970 gene encoding putative serine/threonine protein kinase IRE4, whose amino-acid sequence is MDMTSRNGGEGESSSDVGIPTGLNRIKTRRVSSKDQQPSSRPDESVESPSFWVSRSPLRQKLKTMAQGGRGTPTGPSRKAFHKGKKIALWFKSYLSKDSTQPFNNGPPNIEGSNSKVKTPDEEIPTQTKAHNEGNHLDVKYSSWESASHSKVSMGLKSFSHEIGPKVGIQPAQPRAHSYSDLEELLGSLHSRFDAAKEVVNVELASLAGDVMDFVEKIDSSPEEQTMADDLLILAKMCTEMASSEFRVKCETIVQELTEKRHQCQTGMLKWSFTRMLFILTRCTRLLQFQKDREPIDAKSLKKLKKCLESVPAVETSWVPNPRVTDSGSDYALNQKHDVKHELQRENKLSSVPEASYSSPIEPDDENDRILRKDSVVLEQRFPIQNSQTNLLSLVRQFHQFDGIGKSANNSISGSFHEQEQSTDGSDSVICRICEEIVPTCHLESHSYICAYAEKCELSYLDLDERLIKLGEILEQIIESRNTSFHASYGSPENSRTQTTNLAIASEGCSPKISEWRNKGVEGMFEDIHEMDTACIDDSHPVPMNLKGHLGVKLGNHGASSSTGSMTSVSSTNTPRAGHFDSWWLEHNNPSELEDVQQMIDLADIARCVSETDLSKEGSHEFLLACMQDLQDVLLDSKLKALVIDTFGGRIEKLLREKYLLACELMDTRSPKSDSKNKETSRSLLDNASQSSAVSTPSNSLHKERTSIDDFEIIKPISRGAFGRVFLARKRTTGDFFAIKVLKKLDMIRKNDVDRILAERNILITVRNPFVVRFFYSFTCRDNLYLVMEYLNGGDLYSLLKKVGCLDEDVARIYIAELVLALEYLHSLGIVHRDLKPDNILIAQDGHIKLTDFGLSKIGLINSTMDLSGPQTDGTTPDAHNPHARQTDDRRQHSAVGTPDYLAPEILLGTEHGYAADWWSVGIILFELITGIPPFTAERPEIIFDNILNRKIPWPSVPSDMSYEAQDLINRFLMHDPEERSGANGSAEVKAHPFFRGVSWDSLELQKAAFVPQPDSGDDTSYFISRFNQMSSGMPDDQNCSNSDSDTQESYSNSGVEMDECGDLAEFDDSPLSLSLINFSFKNLSQLAAINHDVLLQTGKDLSKCSPSRGPGS